In Chloroflexota bacterium, the following proteins share a genomic window:
- a CDS encoding LL-diaminopimelate aminotransferase, with protein MRVSRRIEELPPYLFVRISQKIAERKSRGEKVISFGMGDPDIATPDSIIQRLCREAKVPANHRYPETYGLPEFRRAIAQWYERRFGVVLDPDKEVLPLIGSKEGIGHIAFCFVDPGDIALIPDPAYPVYSVSTMFAGGEAYFMPLTEDNGFLPDLERVPPEVARRAKVLWLNYPNNPTGAVAGIDFFKKAVAFAKKYDLVVCHDAPYTEVAFDGYRPPSFLEVPGAKDVGVEFHSLSKSYNMTGWRVGMAVGNAQIRDALMRFKSNLDSGIPQAIQYAAIEALRGDQSCIEEHNAIYQRRRDRIVKVLREVGLRVTPPKASLYIWAGIPDGYTSAEYATKLLDGAGVVVTPGTGYGKYGEGYIRLSLTAADSEIDEGLECLLAWSRSQAGRK; from the coding sequence ATGAGGGTTTCTAGACGTATTGAAGAGCTGCCACCCTATCTCTTTGTACGGATATCTCAAAAGATAGCCGAGAGAAAGAGCAGGGGAGAGAAGGTGATCAGCTTTGGCATGGGCGATCCTGATATTGCGACGCCGGACAGTATTATCCAGAGGCTATGCCGGGAGGCGAAGGTGCCGGCCAATCACAGATACCCGGAAACCTATGGCCTGCCCGAATTCCGTCGGGCTATTGCCCAGTGGTATGAGCGGCGTTTTGGGGTAGTCCTTGATCCTGACAAAGAGGTACTGCCTCTGATCGGTTCAAAGGAGGGTATCGGGCATATTGCCTTTTGCTTTGTAGATCCCGGCGATATTGCCCTTATCCCTGACCCGGCGTATCCCGTTTACTCTGTGAGCACGATGTTTGCCGGCGGCGAGGCTTACTTTATGCCCTTGACTGAGGACAACGGTTTCTTGCCTGACCTGGAGCGGGTGCCGCCGGAGGTGGCGCGCCGTGCCAAAGTGCTGTGGTTGAATTATCCCAATAACCCTACGGGAGCGGTGGCCGGGATCGATTTCTTCAAGAAAGCTGTGGCGTTTGCCAAGAAATATGATCTGGTGGTTTGCCATGATGCCCCTTACACTGAGGTTGCGTTTGATGGCTACCGGCCGCCGAGTTTCCTGGAGGTGCCGGGCGCGAAGGACGTGGGAGTGGAGTTCCATTCTCTGTCCAAAAGCTATAACATGACAGGATGGCGGGTGGGGATGGCGGTGGGCAACGCGCAGATAAGGGATGCCCTGATGAGGTTCAAATCGAATCTAGACTCGGGGATACCCCAGGCCATCCAGTATGCGGCCATTGAGGCGCTGCGCGGAGACCAGAGTTGCATTGAGGAGCACAATGCCATTTATCAGCGGAGGCGTGACCGGATCGTCAAGGTGCTCCGTGAGGTGGGGCTTCGGGTAACTCCTCCCAAGGCCAGCCTTTACATCTGGGCGGGGATTCCTGATGGCTATACGTCGGCAGAGTATGCCACAAAGCTGCTGGATGGGGCCGGCGTGGTGGTTACGCCAGGCACCGGCTATGGCAAGTATGGAGAAGGGTACATTCGTCTGTCACTAACCGCGGCGGACAGTGAAATTGATGAAGGATTGGAGTGTCTGCTGGCGTGGAGCAGGTCGCAGGCCGGCAGGAAGTAA
- a CDS encoding tyrosine-type recombinase/integrase, giving the protein MTTGEAIDQFLEYMEVEKGAAPLTIKVYRHYLKRFSEWLAETSPGIKPEDIDLELVRKYRLYLSRITGRDGLPLKKITQSYHIIALRACLRYLVVQRNISTLPPEKIDLPKVTARTVTFLNPDQLQRLLNSPDTSDVIGLRDRAILETLFSTGLRVSELARLNRDQVDLERREFGVVGKGSKPRVVFLSDSAVEWIRRYLDTREDHFKPLFIRYSGGVDMSRDGQNMRLTSRSIQLIVAKYARICGLPVKATPHTLRHSFATDLLRAGADIRSVQEMLGHESIRTTQVYTHVTDRQLREVHRSFHGRKKEDGGAPEDVPPEHSS; this is encoded by the coding sequence ATGACTACCGGTGAAGCAATCGACCAGTTCCTGGAATACATGGAGGTTGAAAAGGGTGCTGCCCCGCTGACCATCAAGGTCTACCGGCACTATTTGAAGCGTTTTTCGGAATGGCTGGCGGAGACGTCTCCCGGGATAAAACCGGAGGACATCGACCTGGAACTGGTCCGAAAATACAGGCTGTATTTATCACGGATAACCGGTCGTGACGGCTTGCCCCTGAAGAAGATCACTCAGAGCTATCACATTATCGCTCTCAGGGCCTGTCTGCGTTATCTTGTAGTCCAGCGTAATATCTCAACGCTGCCGCCGGAGAAGATAGATCTCCCCAAGGTTACGGCCAGAACGGTGACTTTTCTCAATCCGGATCAATTGCAAAGACTCTTAAACAGTCCGGACACTTCAGACGTAATAGGTTTAAGAGACAGAGCTATCCTGGAAACCCTGTTCAGCACCGGCCTCAGGGTCTCCGAACTGGCGCGGCTCAATCGAGACCAGGTAGACCTGGAGCGCAGGGAGTTCGGCGTGGTTGGCAAAGGAAGTAAGCCACGGGTGGTGTTTCTGTCCGACAGCGCTGTAGAGTGGATCAGGCGTTACCTGGACACCCGTGAGGACCATTTCAAGCCGTTGTTTATCCGGTATTCCGGCGGCGTAGACATGTCAAGGGACGGGCAGAATATGCGGTTGACGTCCCGGTCGATACAGCTCATCGTGGCCAAATATGCCAGAATTTGCGGCCTGCCTGTAAAGGCCACTCCTCATACGTTGAGGCATTCGTTTGCCACAGACCTGTTGAGAGCTGGCGCTGATATTCGCTCGGTTCAGGAGATGCTGGGGCACGAAAGCATCAGAACGACACAGGTCTATACCCATGTCACTGACAGGCAACTGAGAGAGGTGCACAGGTCCTTTCATGGTAGGAAGAAGGAAGACGGGGGTGCACCGGAAGATGTGCCCCCTGAGCATAGTTCCTAA
- the hflX gene encoding GTPase HflX, with product MAVEMKDNRDRWILEDSLSELASLADTAGVEVVGQMVQRLERHTPMYLGSGKLKELVALKEDIGYNVVICNDELSTRQQSNLEDAFLDVKIIDRTALILDIFARRAQTHEGKLQVELAQHQYLLPRLAGQWSHLERLGAGIGTRGPGETQIETDRRLVERRIQRLKKELEDVRKHRALYRTQRKRSGVPIVALVGYTNAGKSTLLNALSGADVFVEDKLFATLDPTTRRLKLPDQQTVLMTDTVGFIHKLPPTVVAAFRATLEELSEADLLVHVVDITHKNAAEQYQTVEDILIELGLDAKPRLTVLNKIDLLGSDGLVKEDLEQRLQVNLQGMIPVKLEGMIPVSASQGIGLDGLLQRISEILIMSKD from the coding sequence GTGGCGGTAGAGATGAAAGACAACAGGGACAGATGGATACTGGAAGACTCGCTGAGCGAGCTGGCGAGCCTGGCCGATACGGCCGGTGTAGAGGTGGTGGGCCAGATGGTACAGCGATTGGAAAGGCATACGCCCATGTATTTGGGCAGCGGAAAGCTGAAGGAACTGGTGGCCCTCAAGGAGGACATAGGATACAACGTGGTGATCTGTAATGACGAGCTTTCGACGCGGCAACAGAGCAATCTGGAGGATGCTTTCCTTGATGTTAAGATTATCGACCGGACGGCATTGATTCTGGACATATTTGCCAGGCGGGCACAGACACATGAGGGGAAATTGCAGGTAGAGTTGGCGCAACATCAATATCTACTCCCCCGTCTGGCCGGACAGTGGAGCCACCTGGAGCGGTTGGGTGCCGGGATAGGAACCAGGGGCCCGGGTGAAACGCAGATAGAAACTGATAGACGTCTTGTTGAGCGAAGGATTCAACGGTTGAAGAAGGAACTTGAAGATGTACGAAAGCATCGCGCTCTTTACAGAACACAGCGCAAGAGAAGCGGCGTGCCGATTGTGGCGCTGGTGGGCTATACCAATGCCGGCAAAAGCACATTGCTGAATGCGCTGAGCGGTGCTGACGTGTTTGTAGAAGACAAGTTGTTCGCTACTCTGGACCCCACGACGCGCCGTCTGAAGTTGCCTGATCAGCAGACCGTGCTCATGACGGACACCGTTGGCTTTATTCATAAGCTGCCTCCTACAGTAGTGGCTGCTTTCAGAGCAACGTTGGAGGAACTGAGTGAAGCAGATTTGCTGGTTCACGTAGTAGACATAACGCATAAGAATGCTGCCGAGCAGTACCAGACTGTGGAGGACATATTGATTGAGCTGGGTCTGGATGCCAAGCCGAGATTGACAGTGCTCAATAAAATAGACCTGTTGGGCAGCGATGGCTTAGTGAAAGAAGATTTGGAACAGCGCCTGCAAGTGAACCTGCAGGGCATGATACCCGTGAAGCTGGAGGGCATGATACCCGTTTCGGCGAGCCAGGGGATCGGCCTGGACGGTCTCCTGCAGCGCATCTCAGAGATTTTGATTATGTCAAAGGATTGA